Genomic window (Tolypothrix sp. NIES-4075):
GTTCCTGTAATTTACTGGTCTAATGCGTCCCAAGTAATTACCAAAATCAAAGCTTTACACCTAATTATAATAAAAAATAATATTTATTGATAAATTTTATAATTAAAATTTATCAATAATTTAAGTAACAACCATTAGCAATCTGCGTAATTACATCGTAAAAACCGAGATATCTTATAGAGATTAGCAATTTTATATGACTTCACACTAAGGCACGGAATCGATGAATGCGAAAAACGTAAAAGCTAAATTTATCTATTTTATTTTTTACAAATTTATTTACTGAATTACATTTTTCTTAACAAATTGCTGCTCGTTCGGTAAATTTACATAAATCAAAATGCATTGAATCAACAAAAGTTGAAATTCCCAAAAAAGCGAGTTTTGTAATTTGCGAGCCGGACACATGATGGCGACGAAAATTGTCTTCATCAGTGTCCTTGGGAAAAATATTAATTAATAATTAATATTCGATTACTGATAACCTTCTATGTGATAACCAGCCGCAACAATCGCCTGTTTGATAGACTCTTCCGAAGCTGCGGATTCTACGGTGACAGTTTTAGCTTTGACATCTACCTCAACTTTGGCATCAGGTTCCATTACGTGGATAGAGTCACTAATCTTTCCTGCACAATCTTCGCAGGCAATGTTGGGAACGTTCATTTTTAGCGCCATAAGTCACCTCTGTACTTGGACTTGGAATTGTTCTTGCAAGATTAATCTTATGAAAAAGATTTTAAAGGGTCATCCTACCAGAGTTAGGTGATTGTGCCACTACGTAATACGGTACATGGCGCAGTTGCTAGAAGCTAGAAGTATATTTCACTTGCCGATTGTTCGCTACAAACTGAAATAAAAATGCAAAAATATATAAAGATACTTATGCAAATACACTTATCAAGCAAAAGTACTTAACGAATAAAGTAGTCCTGAATGAACTGCGCTCCTCCAGGACGAGTAAAAATCTCTTCTCCAGTCCAAGCGTCCCTATTTTTTGTAAACAGTTATGTCTTCAAATCCTCCGAAGTCCGCACAATCGGCTTCTTTCCAGTACCTCAGCGGTAGCGAAATTCGCACTCTTTTTCTCGACTTTTACGCCCAACGGGGACACCAAATTCTCCCAAGTGCGTCTTTGGTGCCAGAAGATCCCACCGTGCTGCTGACGATCGCGGGGATGCTACCATTTAAACCGATATTTTTGGGACAGCGCACAAGCGAATTTAAACGTGCGACAACTTCCCAAAAATGCATCCGCACCAACGATATCGAAAACGTCGGACGCACGAATCGGCATCAAACGTTCTTTGAAATGCTGGGTAATTTCAGCTTTGGTGATTATTTCAAAGAACAAGCGATCGCTTGGGGTTGGGAAATTTCCACAAAAGTCTTTAACTTCTCAAAAGAAAACCTCGTCGTCAGCGTTTTTGAAGAAGACGATGAAGCGTACAACATCTGGCGCGATAAAATCGGTGTCACCGAAACGCGAATCAAGCGCATGGGTGCAGATGATAACTTTTGGGCATCTGGTGTTACTGGTCCTTGTGGTCCATCCTCAGAAATATATTACGACTTTCACCCAGAACGCGGTGAAGACAATATTGATTTAGAAGACGATACCCGATTTATCGAGTTTTACAATCTCGTCTTCATGCAATATAACCGCGATGCAGAAGGCAACTTAACACCACTTGCCAATAAAAACATCGACACCGGGATGGGTTTAGAGAGGATGGCACAAATCCTCCAAAAAGTTCCCAACAACTACGAAACAGATTTAATTTTCCCGATAATTAAAACAGCAGCGGATATTGCTGGTATTGATTACGCAACCAGCGACGAGAACACCAAAGTCTCTTTGAAGGTAATAGGCGATCATATTCGTTCTGTCGTTCACATGATAGCCGATGAAATTCGCGCTTCTAACGTGGGACGCGGTTATGTGCTGCGTCGCTTAATTCGTCGTGTTGTGCGTCACGGAAGGTTAATTGGCATTTCTGGGGAATTCACTACAGAAGTTGCGGAAACTGCAATTAGCATTTCCGAATCAGCTTACCCGAATGTGCGGCAACGCGAAGACGCCATCAAAGCTGAATTGCAACGGGAAGAATCCAACTTTCTCAAGACTTTGGAAAGAGGGGAAAAACTGCTTGCGGAAATTATCGCCAAGCTCAAAGAAGAAGGCAAAACCCAAATTAGCGGTGAAAGTGCTTTTACTTTGTATGATACCTACGGTTTCCCCCTCGAACTAACGCAAGAAATTGCTGAAGAAAACAGCCTCACAGTTGATGTTGCCGGATTCGAGGCAGAAATGGAAATCCAAAAAGAACGTGGTAGAGACGCACACGAAAGCATCGATTTAACTGTGCAAGGTTCTCTCGACAAGCTAGCAGAACATATTAACGTCACCGAATTTTTGGGATATACCCAACCTACAGCGACTGCAAAAGTCGAAGTCATACTTGTGGATGGTGTTTCCCAAGAAGAAGCGGACGCGGGAACAAGCGTGCAAATAGTGCTTGACAAAACGCCATTTTATGCTGAGTCAGGCGGACAAATAGGCGATCGCGGTTACATCTCCGGCGATGGTATCGTCATCAGAATTGAAGACGTGAAAAAAGAATCTGATTTCTTTGTTCACTTCGGACGCATCGAACGCGGTACAATCCGAGTAGGAGATTCTGTGACTGCACAGATAGACGCGGGTTGTCGGCGTCGTTTGCAAGCAAATCATACTGCTACACATCTGCTGCAAGCTGCTTTGAAGAAGCTAGTCGATGAAGGCATATCCCAAGCTGGTTCTTTGGTTTCCTTCGACAGATTGCGCTTTGACTTTAACTGTCCGCGTCCGCTGACACCCGAAGAAGTTCAGCAAGTAGAAGAACAGGTAAATACTTGGATTGCCGAAGCACATGCGGCGAAAGTCGAAATATTACCTCTTGCAGAAGC
Coding sequences:
- a CDS encoding heavy-metal-associated domain-containing protein — its product is MALKMNVPNIACEDCAGKISDSIHVMEPDAKVEVDVKAKTVTVESAASEESIKQAIVAAGYHIEGYQ
- the alaS gene encoding alanine--tRNA ligase, which translates into the protein MSSNPPKSAQSASFQYLSGSEIRTLFLDFYAQRGHQILPSASLVPEDPTVLLTIAGMLPFKPIFLGQRTSEFKRATTSQKCIRTNDIENVGRTNRHQTFFEMLGNFSFGDYFKEQAIAWGWEISTKVFNFSKENLVVSVFEEDDEAYNIWRDKIGVTETRIKRMGADDNFWASGVTGPCGPSSEIYYDFHPERGEDNIDLEDDTRFIEFYNLVFMQYNRDAEGNLTPLANKNIDTGMGLERMAQILQKVPNNYETDLIFPIIKTAADIAGIDYATSDENTKVSLKVIGDHIRSVVHMIADEIRASNVGRGYVLRRLIRRVVRHGRLIGISGEFTTEVAETAISISESAYPNVRQREDAIKAELQREESNFLKTLERGEKLLAEIIAKLKEEGKTQISGESAFTLYDTYGFPLELTQEIAEENSLTVDVAGFEAEMEIQKERGRDAHESIDLTVQGSLDKLAEHINVTEFLGYTQPTATAKVEVILVDGVSQEEADAGTSVQIVLDKTPFYAESGGQIGDRGYISGDGIVIRIEDVKKESDFFVHFGRIERGTIRVGDSVTAQIDAGCRRRLQANHTATHLLQAALKKLVDEGISQAGSLVSFDRLRFDFNCPRPLTPEEVQQVEEQVNTWIAEAHAAKVEILPLAEAKARGAVAMFGEKYGEEVRVIDFTGVSMELCGGTHVSNTAEIGVFKIISEAGVASGVRRIEAVSGSAVLDYLNVRDKVVKDLSDRFKVKPEEVPERITGLQNELKNTQKQLETLKGQLAIAKSDSLLQTAESVGDYKIIVAQMEDVDAASLQTAAERLLQKLGKGAVVLGSVPEAGKVSLVAAFSSEVNKKGLQAGKFIGAIAKICGGGGGGRPNLAQAGGRDASKLPEALDTARSELKAGLG